The following are from one region of the Ignavibacteria bacterium genome:
- a CDS encoding 8-oxo-dGTP diphosphatase: protein MKLATLCYVFDGNKVLMLNRNKRLDDMHKGKWNGLGGKFNIGETPEECVIREVEEESGLKISNPLLKGFITFPSFDEWDDWYVFVFIANQFSGELIDSNEGELDWIDWDKVPNLPLWEGDKYFLEWLHQNKFFSAKFIYKNSEYKSHSVNFY, encoded by the coding sequence ATGAAATTGGCTACGCTCTGTTACGTTTTTGATGGAAACAAAGTCTTAATGCTCAATAGAAATAAAAGGTTGGATGATATGCATAAAGGGAAGTGGAATGGACTTGGCGGTAAGTTTAACATTGGTGAAACGCCAGAAGAATGTGTTATAAGAGAAGTAGAGGAAGAAAGCGGATTAAAAATTTCCAATCCATTACTGAAAGGATTCATCACGTTTCCATCTTTCGATGAATGGGATGATTGGTATGTTTTTGTTTTTATAGCAAACCAATTTAGTGGTGAGCTAATTGATTCTAACGAAGGTGAACTTGATTGGATCGATTGGGATAAGGTTCCTAATCTCCCATTGTGGGAAGGTGATAAATATTTTTTAGAATGGCTGCACCAGAATAAGTTTTTTTCGGCAAAATTCATCTATAAGAATTCTGAATACAAATCTCACTCAGTGAACTTTTACTGA